The window CATGAGCACAAAGGCTACAACAGTTACTCTCGGGGAGACACCGCTAGACAGCAATGAATTTCGCAGTGCGTAAAAAGCCCTGACGATACCCTCGGCACCAATGAGAAACATGGCTGGCATAATGGGCATGAGCAAACGTGGCTTGACGCCAAAATAGACAACTGAAAGTGAACCCAGAACCACCCACGGCATGAGCAGCCAAAATACATCTCGCCTTCTTTCTTTCCACAGCCCTATGATTGCCAGAACACCAAACATGGCCAGCAGGGGTGAGAAGAAGTCCCAGGTGAATAACATGCGGTAAACGATACGAAGAATGTTCTTCAGGTAGACAAAAACACTAAAGACAAACTGCTCGCTATAGTCGAGTTGGCCATATCCGATTTGAAAAGGATTTCCAAAATGAGAGTAGTTGGTTATGAGTTGAATGGAAATGCCTGCCAGAAAACCAAAGAATCCGAGAAGCCAAAAAGAGGGATAGAGGTGAAAAGCCCAGATTCGTCGATCACCGACCAGATAAACAAGAAACAGGGGTAAGAAGAAAACATAGTTCCACCTGAACACAAAAGCCAGGCCCAGCATAAAGAAGGACAGAAACAGATCCCTGGGACTCTGGGTATCCAGAAAGAGCAACATAAGATAAATCGCTCCCAGGAGCATGGCCAGTGACCCTGGATCTGAGGCAGAATTAATACTGTGTATAAAAGGGCTTTCGGCCAGGGAGAGTAAAATGGCAGCAATAAGTCCTGTGGCTGGATTGAATATTCGCTTGCCCAATAAATAGGTAAAAGCCACGGCCATAAAAATAAAGAACACGCCATGCCAAAATGCGCCCGATTCCGTGGAACCACCCAGGCTTTTGGTGACCTGCATGAAGGGTATCAGGGTCAGGCTGGTGCCAATGGGCCAAATGGGAGTTTTTCCGTCGATGAGATATTTGCCCTTCTCCAGAATGCTTTCCGCTCCTGAAAAATAGGCAACGGGATCTCCATTATAGAGATAAGGACCTTGAAAGTGTAGACGCGGGAGTACCGTTATCAAAAACAGTACAAACAGCACGAGATAGTGTTGTTTACGTGTGAATGGTTTTATGGCCAGGGTTTATCTCTTTTCTCACTAAACAAACAGCCTCTCGCAGAGTTGGTAGAGAGCGCAATGTTTTGTGGTTTAGAAGCCAGAGGTTTTCCTTTTATGGAAGTTTTCGTGACCTTTATGGGTGCTCGTCTGTTTAGATCCATGCTGGTTTTATTCCCATGCTTTGACTTTACAGGGTTAAATCAAGCTCAAAGGTATCACGAAATACGCCGCTGGCACCGAAATTTTCTTTAAATCGACCCAGGCCGAAATTGGGTTCCATGTTGACCGTGAAGATGCCAAAATCCAGATATTTGAATGAGTGCCCATGACACCAGGAGATGATCTCATAAAATAATAGGTTTACGGCTCTCAGGTGTTGATAGTCTTCGATATGGCTAATATAAAACGCCAGTACGACATCATCGTTTACGGAAAAGTTCACCACGCCTGCAATGAGTTTGTCCTCCCAGTAGGCCCCAAAGAGTCGGATCTGATCCGGATATAATTTTTTGAGCTGAAGCAATTCTTCCAGGGTGTGGGTTGGCTGAACATTGTGCCGGATTTTCAGGTTTTCCTTCAACAAGGTATAAAAGGCTGCCCAATCGTCCGCTTCCCTGACGGTGACACCCTGTTTGATGGCCTTGCGCACTGCAGTTCTGTGGGAGGGGGCAAATCTTTCCAGGTTCTTTTCAGGAGATGAGTCCATGGTGAGCATGGATGAGACATCACGTTTTTTATAGGTAAAACCGTGTTTGATCAGGGAAAAATCGAGATAATTGCTTACCGTATGCTGATAAATTGCTGGGGGCAGGGTCATCTGAATTCTGTTAAACCCGGCCTGTCTGGCATAATCACAAAGCGTCTCTACAAAATCATAACTTTCCTTAAAGCTCAGGTTCTGTTGAACGATGATGCCACCATAAGATGAGCCCTGATGACTTACAAGGGACCGGCCTTCATCAGTCTGGATGTCAACTGCAGGAAAAAGCGCTTTCAGTTTTCCGCTCTTCTCAATGATCAGGCTGTGGTCTTTAAAGCGACCTTCGGGATGATAGCCCAGGAATTTACGCTGGTGAAACAGGGTGCCATTGTTGGCGGTGGCAACAAATTGTTCCCAGGCGGGGGTATCGGTTGGTGAAAAGACTCTGGCTGAAATTGTCATGCTGATTTAGCTGATTTCCCAGTCTGTTAAAACGTCTTCTGCGTGGGTGGCCACTTTGACCTTTTCATAGATTTTATCTATGGAACCAGATTCATTAATCAGAAATGTTTTTCTAAACGTGCCCATATACTTGCGTCCATACATGGATTTCTCACCCCAGACCTCATAGCTGTTTACCATCTCTTTTTCAACGTCAGCCAGCAGGGGAAAGTTCAGCTCTTGTTTTTTGATAAAATTCTGGTGGGATTTCTCGTTATCAATACTGACACCGAGGACTGCGATATTGCGTTTTTTATAGGCATTGATATTATCGCGAAAGCTGCAGGCCTCCTTGATACAACCAGGAGTCTGATCTTTGGGGTAAAAATAGATGACCAGTTTCTGTCCTTTAAAATCGGACAGTTGTACAAGATTTCCATCCTGGTCGTTGAGTTTGAATTGAGGGGCTTTATCTCCAACGCTTAACATGTGTAATCTCCTTGTTTGGGTCAGGAACGCATTGCAGGGCCAGAGAGGCGACGTAACAGCGCTTTGATCTCGGCATTAAAAATGTCGTCCTCATCCATTTTTATCTTAATGGTTTTGCAGGCATGAATCACCGTGGAGTGGTCACGGCCCCCATAAAACAGACCAATGGATTTTAGTGAATTGTGTGTGAGTTCTTTTGAAAGATACATGGCTGCCTGACGAGCCAGGGCAACTTCCTGTTTGCGCCCTTTGCCATAAATATCATCTTTCTTAACACCAAAAGTTTCTGAGCAGTTGTTAAGAACATCTTCCATGCTCACGATGGGTTTGGCCCTTTTGCCAGTAAGATCCATAAGCACCTTGTGGGCCAGGTTCAGGTTGATATCACTTTTCGCCAGAGATGAGTAGGCCAGCAGGCGAATGAGTGCACCCTGGAGCTCGCGGATATTGCTTTCAATATTTGTGGCGAGATACTCAATCACATCATAGGGCATCTCAATACCGCTTTCTTCAGACTTCTGGCGGAGAATGGCTACCCGGGTTTCAAAATCTGGAGAGGTGATATCTACCATGAGGCCGGCTAGAAATCTGGAGGTCAGTCTTTTTTGGAGACCAATCTCGCCTGGTGGGCGGTCTGTGGAAAGAATGATGCGCTTTCCATTCATATGTAGATCATTAAAGGTGTGGAAAAATTCTTCCTGGGTTCGCTCTTTCTTTTTAAAGAACTGAACATCGTCTACAATGAGTAAATCGGTTTTTCGATATCGCTGGCTGAAGAGGCCGGCTTTGTTCTCGCGAATAGCGCTGATAAAATCCATTGTGAACTTTTCGGAGGAAATATACAAGACCCGTTTGTTGGGGTTGTACTGATGGTAGGCATTACCGATGGCGTGGATAAGGTG of the Candidatus Neomarinimicrobiota bacterium genome contains:
- a CDS encoding glycosyltransferase family 39 protein; amino-acid sequence: MITVLPRLHFQGPYLYNGDPVAYFSGAESILEKGKYLIDGKTPIWPIGTSLTLIPFMQVTKSLGGSTESGAFWHGVFFIFMAVAFTYLLGKRIFNPATGLIAAILLSLAESPFIHSINSASDPGSLAMLLGAIYLMLLFLDTQSPRDLFLSFFMLGLAFVFRWNYVFFLPLFLVYLVGDRRIWAFHLYPSFWLLGFFGFLAGISIQLITNYSHFGNPFQIGYGQLDYSEQFVFSVFVYLKNILRIVYRMLFTWDFFSPLLAMFGVLAIIGLWKERRRDVFWLLMPWVVLGSLSVVYFGVKPRLLMPIMPAMFLIGAEGIVRAFYALRNSLLSSGVSPRVTVVAFVLMGTILFSPMFVRTLLHAHGHFQDKVVMQQAFRWAGDHMAGPEDKIITQPYYAGQNPDWLRAGWDVWASKRYSGRKIKSLEFPETWSTGHDWAVVNRFWFEGTSVRFENSREMAARFDSLCTSRNYELKMSFEAESEPLFLKKLNMLTYYPVDFLEYRPLFEVWGPVE
- a CDS encoding GNAT family N-acetyltransferase → MTISARVFSPTDTPAWEQFVATANNGTLFHQRKFLGYHPEGRFKDHSLIIEKSGKLKALFPAVDIQTDEGRSLVSHQGSSYGGIIVQQNLSFKESYDFVETLCDYARQAGFNRIQMTLPPAIYQHTVSNYLDFSLIKHGFTYKKRDVSSMLTMDSSPEKNLERFAPSHRTAVRKAIKQGVTVREADDWAAFYTLLKENLKIRHNVQPTHTLEELLQLKKLYPDQIRLFGAYWEDKLIAGVVNFSVNDDVVLAFYISHIEDYQHLRAVNLLFYEIISWCHGHSFKYLDFGIFTVNMEPNFGLGRFKENFGASGVFRDTFELDLTL
- the bcp gene encoding thioredoxin-dependent thiol peroxidase, with protein sequence MLSVGDKAPQFKLNDQDGNLVQLSDFKGQKLVIYFYPKDQTPGCIKEACSFRDNINAYKKRNIAVLGVSIDNEKSHQNFIKKQELNFPLLADVEKEMVNSYEVWGEKSMYGRKYMGTFRKTFLINESGSIDKIYEKVKVATHAEDVLTDWEIS
- the dnaA gene encoding chromosomal replication initiator protein DnaA — protein: MGHELWGNVKTVLETRVANQTFQTWFQPMKQLAEDQEVLTLKVPNQFFYDWMKSHYGEIIQSTLAEVSGRPMRVEYTIVMDDNADTHMPEPFYEPEEPVIRNQGFETNLNEQFTFSNFVEGPNNQFAKAAAEAVVNSNDNNLYNPLVIYGGVGLGKTHLIHAIGNAYHQYNPNKRVLYISSEKFTMDFISAIRENKAGLFSQRYRKTDLLIVDDVQFFKKKERTQEEFFHTFNDLHMNGKRIILSTDRPPGEIGLQKRLTSRFLAGLMVDITSPDFETRVAILRQKSEESGIEMPYDVIEYLATNIESNIRELQGALIRLLAYSSLAKSDINLNLAHKVLMDLTGKRAKPIVSMEDVLNNCSETFGVKKDDIYGKGRKQEVALARQAAMYLSKELTHNSLKSIGLFYGGRDHSTVIHACKTIKIKMDEDDIFNAEIKALLRRLSGPAMRS